In Candidatus Hydrogenedens sp., the DNA window TCTAATAAATGCAATTCCCAATAAATATCTCCCAAGCATCTCCACATTCTAACCGCCTCTTTATCAGAAACTTTTTTTCTGATTGCCATTTGAAAACATTGGAATGCAGGTTTTAACCAATTTTCCCCTTTTTTCATATTATTAAATCCTAACCGAACCCATAGGTCACCGTTTTCAGGATGTTTTTTTACAATATCTTCCAGAACTTCTGCAGATAAATCATAATCCCCTTGAAGTTCAAGAACATCTAAATAAACAAATATCCCCTCCTGAATATCTGTATTTCGAATATTCACCTGCTCTAACATATTTCTTGCATCACTCAAAAGAGAATTTCTTTTAATTTTCAATTCGGCTAATCGGCTTTGTGCAGAAGGATTCTGGACTAAACTCTGTATTTGTTTTTGAACCTCATGATATTCTCCAACCTTAGCCTTTGCAAGAGTAATGGTAGTTGCAATATCACCACTTTTTAAACAACCCAATATAATAAATGGCAATATAACAATAATTATCTCTGGGTACCAAATAAAACATTTCTGTCCCAAATTAACATCTCCATTCGTTCCAACAAAGGGCTAAAAGTTGAAGGATTTAGTGCACACACAGGCACACCATCATACTGTTGAATAAGTCCCTGAACTATCTCGGAATTGGCTTTGTCAATTTTATTTAAAACATTAATCCGTGGTTTGGTATCCAACTCCAAATCTCGTAATAGTTTAACAACCGTATCATGTTTTTCTTCCACATCTTCTGATGATACATCCAGCACATGCAATAACAAATCAGCATCATTTATTTCTTCAAACGTGGTTCGAAATGCTGACATTAAATCTTTCGGCAAATTTCTTATAAAACCTACGGTATCAATAATAATTACCTCTCGTTCTCGTGGAAATCGTAATCGCCTTGAAACAGGGTTTAATGTAGCAAATAAGAAATCCTCAGCTATGACAGAACTATTGGTTAGATTATTTAACAACGTTGATTTTCCAGCATTTGTATATCCTACAATTGCAACAGTTGGTACTTGACGAACTGTTCGAACCTGTCTACGGAGTTCTCTTCTTCTGCCTAATTCCTTCACCTCTTGTTCTAAATGAGCAATTCGGTCTCTTGCACGTCTTCTATCAATTTCGAGTTTTGTTTCCCCAGGTCCTCTACCTCCAATCCCACCAGTTAACCTGGAAAGGGCTGTTTGTTTTATACCCAAAAATGGGAATAGATATTTCAATTGAGCCAGTTCAACCTGAATTTTACCTTCACGAGTTACTGCGTGTTGAGCAAAAATATCTAATATGACTTGTGTCCGATCTAATATTTTTAAGTCTGTAAAATCTGATAGTGCCTTCACATGTGATGGTGTTAAATTTTGGTCGAAAACGAGCATATCAGCCCCTAATTGAACAGCACGTATTAATATATATTTCAGTTTGCCCTGTCCCATTACATATTTAGGGTCTGGTGGTCTCCTTTGGATTACTTTGTCTAATACTTTAATTCCTGCACTTTTTGCCAATTCTGTAAGTTCTTGAACTGAATCTTCTATCACCGACAACGGTTGAGTAGAAACGTGAATTAAAATAGCGTTATCACCCTTTAAGTTCGCTTTTACAAATATACGATTTCGTTCCAATTCTTCTTCGAGCGAACGGATTAATTCTAAAAAATCATCTTTTAACTCATATACCGTAGTTGGGGGATAAATTCGCCACGGTTTATTCTCATCGTTTGCAGGTAATAAATGTGCAAAATGTATCTTTCTTGGTAGTGCATTTTCATCCACTTCGAGCACTGCAACTCCATCAAGCCGATAAATTGCCAAATAACTTAAATCTTCATCATCCAAACCCGAGTTTGTTTTAAGATGGGTATGCACAAGACGAACTTCAGATAACCTGTTTAGAGCACGTCTTTCGACATTGGGCATCGGTATTGATTGAGCATTTCCTACACAGACATGAACAATATGCCCTCTACGGTCAATTAAAATACCTATTTGCCGTTCTATCTCATGGGATAATTCACATAACGTTCTACTTATTTCAACCGAGATAATACGTGATGGAACAGGCTTTCTATTTTTCAGGGATTCAAGTTTTTTAATTTGACTTGCTTTTAAACCATGAATATTACCAGTTATCAGAATATTCGACCTCCTTCAATAACAACGCTCATAATGTATTAATACACTTATATTATACTCTCTCAAATAATTATTTTTTCAATACTTATAACGTATTCAGGACTTGGAAAATTACTTCTATAAAACCTACTCATCCACTGCAGGCAGAAACCATACTGGATTAATGGCGGTATCTTCCTTTCTTATTTCATAATGCAAATGTGCAGTGGTTACCCTGCCTGTTGCCCCAGACAGCCCAATCACATCACCTTCTTTAACTTCATCTCCTTCTTTAACACATATTTTACTCAGATGAGCATAGGCACTATTAATTCCGTCTGCATGCTCTACTACAATTAATAAACCATACCCATGCATTGTACATGCTAAACGAACAACACCATCTGCTGTTGCTACCACTGGTGTTCCTGTTGGAACTATAATATCAATACCCTTATGAACTCTTGAGCCACTTCCACCCCTACTCCTCACACTACCGAACCATGAACTTATATGACCAGAGCCATCTTTTATAGGCCAAATATGCGGAATCTCCTTTGTAAAATCAATGCCTTCGGGTGGTGTTGAATTATTTTCTACTGTATTCTCAATCTCTGACGAACCTTCCACGTGCTCCTCTTCTTCGTTCATAAAAACACGATATAATAGAGATGAAGGAACACACTCTTCTTCTGGTTTATTTAACGACACACTGGAAGTATCTTTTTCACATTCTTTTAAGTGTTGACAGCCATAAAACCCAAATACCAATACAGACATAACAATAACCGTTTTTAAAGGAAGTTTCAAACCCATAATCTTACACTCCACTCCCCTGTATGCAATCTTGCATTTTTTTAAGTCCTGTTTCTGCAACTATTTTTAAGTCCTGTTTCCAATATTCTCTATTGAATATCTCTAAAGACAAACAGCCTGTATATCCTATTTTCTTTAACGTTTTCAAAACATCCTTCAAAGGCAAAATTCCATCCCCTGGATAAATACGATGTGCATCGCCTTGTTCCTCCCTTGGAACATCTCCAGGAACATCATTCCAATGGAAATGCCCAATAAGATTGCCCTGAACCAATTCAAGACCTGAGAACCCAGAACCACCACGAAATAGGTGGAATGTATCCGCAATAATACAAGCCCTCGGGTCATCTGCATCAATTGCAATGGCACACGCTTGGCCAAAACGATATACCCCTTTAAAAAATCCCACAAATTCGACCGCTACACGAATTCCAAACTCCTCTTCACCTATTTTTAGTAATTCTTTATAACAACGGGCACACCATTTCAAATCGATATTCTCCCTATCAGGTGCAGGAATAGAAGCAACATGTTTTGACCCTACTGCTGATGCCATCCTCATTCGATTTCGTGTAACTTCTAACGATGCCTTAAAATTATCCTCTCCATCTGGCATGGAATCCCATAAGCCAATCACATTAGGGACAATCAATCCCAAATCTTCTATCTCTTTCCCTAAATCTTTCAAATTTCCGCCCTGTTTCTCATATTCCTCGAGTTCACTAATCCATGGCTCTATACCGTCCCACTTTGTCTCATGGGCAATCCTGATTTTATCCTTCAACGTAGCTGGACGTATCGTGCTGGTATTTAGAACAACTGGCCACGGACTTATACCTCCTTGGAAACGCTTTTCTTCTTTGATTTCTTTTTGAGATGATGTATCAGTATGTCCCTTTTGATGTACCGCAAGAGCACCTAAACCTAATGCACATGTTTTTATAAAATCTCTTCTTATTGTTTTCATAATTGTTCCTCTTCAAAATTTCTCTTTATATTTCTAAAAGCATACTAAAAAATCCACTTAAAATCCAAACCAAAATCCCTTTTGAAAGATAAATAGAAATCCAATTATAATAACCCTATTAAAACCTATAACTTTTATCTATAATAGTACTAGGAGATATAACATGAATTCAAAAATATTTGTTTGTTTAATAACTTTTGCCCTATGTTCAATTACAGTTGCAACGAGCACACATTCTGAGTCATTAGATAAAATGAAAATCTTGGTGAAATCCAGTGATTATCAAATGGTAAACCCTGTGATTTCCTTACCGTGCAAAGAAACATTACCCGATAATAAAATTGTAACGGTACTTCATCCAAAAACAGGAAAAGAATTCCCTGCTACCATTCACAATGGAGAGTTCACGTTTATCCCTGATGACATAGCTCCAAATTCAGAATGTATTTATGAGGTTCGCGTAAAAGATAAAACTCCAGATTATGTTTATCATGTTCAGATTACTCCTGGAGAGAAACCCGACACTATTAAGGTAGAAATTGACAAAAAACTGTTTACAGTCTACCATTACGGGAAGGAGTGGAAAAAGCCTTTTCTCTGGCCATTACTTTCTGAAAATCAGGTTACCATTACAAGAGATTACCCGATGAACCCTGAAGGCACTCCAAAATTCGCTCAGGACCATCCACATCATAAATCTTTTTGGACTGCTTACGGCAATATAAATGATGTTAATCTCTGGACAGAAGAAGAGGGAACTGGGATACAACGCGTTGAAAACGTAAGTTATCGCTCTGGCGATGCCTATGGATGGATAATTAGCAACAATAAATGGTGCGATAAAGACGGAAATTATGTAATTACAGAAAATCGAGAATATCGATTTTATACAACTCCCGAGAAAGGTCGTCTTTTTGATGCCTTCGTCTCATTTACAGCGGAAGAAAAAGATGCGGTATTCAAAGATACCAAGGAAGGAGGTATCGTTTCTGCAAGAATGCACCCAGATATCTCTACAAAAGGTATAATCACAATCGCAAGTGGTGAGACTGGAGAAGATAAAGTTTGGGGAAAACCAACGCCATGGTGTGATTATTCCGCAGAACTCAAAGATATTGGCTGGAGAGGTTTGGCAATCTTTGATAATCCTTCAAACCTCCGCTATCCGACAAGCTGGCATGTACGTAAGTATGGCTTGTTCGCTGCAAATTGCTTTGGCTATTCCAATTTCCGCGATAAAGATTATAATAAACCTCTTCTACCCGAAAACGGTGATTATACAATTAAAAAAGGAGATACATTATCTTTTCGTTATAGGATGTATGTCCATTCTGGTAACGTGACTGATTCTATGGTAAAAGAACACGCACGGAATTTTCAGGAGACTATAAAAGCAGAGTGGACAAAATAAAACTATTTTGCTTCATTAGAAATGTCCAATAGGTCAGACTCCCGTGTGAAACGTACCCGTTATACCCCTTATTTATTCGCCTCTTGTGCTAAACGTTGGGCTTTAATCCTCATTAATTGACTGGTCGTTGAACGTTCCATCTCATCTAATTTATTCTTAATAAACTTAATAGTCTCTTTCATTCTCGGTATTAATGTATGTTCCAATGCATTAACTCTCCTACGCGTCTTCTCTATTTCCTGACATAGCCTACGAACAGTTTCTTCCAATTCTGCCATTTTTAACAGTTTTGGCAAAAATTCCTTCATCTGGGTAATTGCTTTGTCTAATTCTGATGAGGTGTGGATTAATGAATAGCCCCCTTCACTTTTCCCAAATGTAATTTCCAATTTCGGAATCTGAACACTCATTAATCTTTGTGTTTTTATCTCAATTTTCATCTCTTGACGTGTTGATTCCAGAGCATCTTCGACAATCAATCGTGATGAGGTTGCCTCTGCCAACACGAATAATTTCAGAACTTGAGGCAATTCATCATCAACCTCTAATCTTGCCTTTTTATATTCAGCGGTAATACGCCCGAAATCCTTCATTAAACCATCTAACTTATCTTTTAATAACTTATGACCACGTTGAGCAACAACAAGTCTCTTACGTAGCCTAAGTAATTCCATTCGTGTTGGGTTAACTGCTAATCGCATACGACAACCTTATTAGAAACTTTATTTGTTTTCTGGATAGTATTTTTCTATAAATTCAGGTTTTACTCGTTTCAATTCAGATTTTGGTAACATCCCGAGTAATTCCCATCCGATTCGCAAACTATCTTCAATACTACGGTTCTCGTCTTCACCTTGCCTTATGAACCTATCCTCAAACGCATCTGCGAACTTCACATACAATAAATCAATATCGCTCAATGCCGATTCCCCTAAAACTACGGCTAATTCTTTTGCATTTTTACCGCGTGCATACGCCGCATATAACTGATTCATGACATTAGCATGGTCTTCACGTGTCTTTCCTACACCGATACCTTTATCCTTCAAACGTGATAGTGAAGGCAAAACATCCACAGGTGGGTAAATCCCTTGTGCATGTAAGGAACGACTTAAAATAATCTGCCCTTCTGTAATATACCCTGTTAAGTCAGGGATAGGATGAGTTTTATCATCCTCAGGCATGGTTAACACAGGCAATTGTGTAATAGAACCATTTTTCCCCTTTATTCTGCCTGCTCGTTCATAAATCGTACTCAAGTCTGTGTATAAATAACCAGGATAACCACGCCTACCTGGCACCTCTTTTCGTGCCGCGGAGATTTCACGTAAGGCTTCACAATAATTTGTAAGGTCAGTTAATATAACCAACACATGCATATCTTTTTCAAAGGCTAAGAATTCCGCCACAGTTAACGCCATACGTGGGACTGCGATACGTTCAATAGCAGGGTCATCTGCAAGGTTAATAAACAAAACTGCCCGTTCAAGAGCCCCTGTTCTACGAAAGTCATTAATGAAAAATTCGGATTCTTCGAAGGTAATACCCATTGTAGCGAATATAACGGCGAACTTCTCGCCTGTCTTCAATACTCTTGCTTGTCGTGCTACCTGTGCCGCCATTCTTGAATGTGGCAAACCTGAACCTGAGAAGAAGGGCAATTTCTGCCCACGAACCAGCGGATTTAGTAAATCGATAGTTGAAATACCCGTTTGAATAAACTCGTTAGGATAGTCACGAGCAAAAGGATTCATTGGATTACCATTAACATTTAACCATTTTTCGGGAATAATTGGAGGCCCGTCATCAATGGGTCTTCCGAATCCATCAAAAACTCTACCCAACATATCTTCAGATACACCTAACTCTACACCTTTACCCAAAAACTTCACAGTTACTCCCTGGGGAGCCAAACCACTGGTTCCTTCAAACACCTGAACCACTGCTTTATCTTTATTAACCTCTAATACCTGACCCCGTCGGGTAGTCCCATCGTCCAGACGAATATCTGTTAGTTCACCGAAGGTAATGCCTTCAACACCTTCTACCAACATTAATGGACCGATTATTTCTTTTACTGTGCGATATTCTTTTGTAATCACGGTCGTTCACCTCACTCTGTTTGAGTTAATTTCCATTTTATTAAGATAACAATGCTTTAACTTGTTCCGAAATTTTATTTCGTAAACCATCAAACTGGTCTAACTTATCTTCACGTATCATCTTTGCCTTTGAAATTTCCTCTAATACAGGCAAATTCAATAACTTTGTTAATGGCACACCTTTTTGCAATGCAGGACGAACTTCATCGTAGTAGTATAAAATGGTATATAACAGTTGAAATTGTTTTAACATGGAGGAATATGTATCGATTTCATCAAATGCATTCTGATGTAAAAAGTCTTCTCTTATCATTTTTGCCGCCTGCATAAGTAAGCGGTCTTCCGCAGGTAATGCATCCATACCTACCAAACGAACTAATTCTTCTAATTCAGCTTCCCTCTGTAAAATTGCCATTGCTCGTCTACGAACTTCAGACCATTTGGGATTATAGTTCTCATTTGCATACTTATCAACAACTTCCTGATATAGTGAATAAGAGGTTAACCAGTTAATAGCAGGGAAATGTCTTGCAAACGCTAATTTATCATCTAACCCCCAAAAAACCTTCACTACACGCAAGGTAGCCTGCACAACAGGTTCGGAGAAATCACCGCCTGGGGGAGAAACTGCACCAATTAAAGATAGTGTTCCATTTCTTTTATCTGAGCCTAAACAAATCACATTTCCCGACCGTTCATAGAAACTCGCAATCCGTGTCCCTAAGTATGCAGGATAACCTTCTTCACCTGGCATTTCTTCTAAACGTCCTGACATTTCACGCATGGCTTCTGCCCACCGACTTGTTGAGTCAGCCATCAAAGCCACACTATATCCCATATCGCGGAAATATTCCGCAATTGTGATTCCCGTGAATACACTCGCTTCACGAGCAGCCACAGGCATGTTTGATGTATTAGCTATTAACACCGTTCGTTCCATAAGTGGTTCGCCCGATTCAGGGTCTTTTAACTCGGGGAATTCCATAAGCACGTCTGTCATTTCATTTCCGCGTTCACCGCAACCTACATACACCACAATACTTGCATTAGCCCATTTTGCTAACTGATGTTGAACCACGGTCTTTCCACTACCGAATGGACCAGGAACGCATGCAGTTCCTCCTTTCGTCATCGGGAAAAACATATCCAATACCCGTTGCCCTGTGGTCAAGGGTTCTAATGGCGGGAGTTTCTTTGCTACTGGTCTCGGCTGACGAACAGGCCAACGTTGAACCATAGTTAATTCACGTAGACCTTTCTCAGTTTCAATAACCGCTATTACCGTATCTACATTACCTTCTACGGGTCCTATCTTCTTTACTGTTCCTTCTACACCATGAGGAACCATTATTTTATGAACAACCAACTTTGTCTCACGAACAGTCCCCAAAATATCGCCAGGTACAACGTGGTCACCTACCTTAGCCACTGGTTCAAATTTCCAAATCATGGTACGGTCTAAGGAAGGACTTTCTGCCCCACGGACAATATACTCACCAAATTGTGCTGCTATTTTATCTAAGGGACGCTGTACTCCATCATAAATAGACCGAATCAATCCGGGTCCTAATTCTACGCTTAATGCTTCTCCTGTCCTGAATACAGGTTGTCCCGGACCAATACCTCCGGTCTCTTCATACACCTGTATGGAATAATCTTCTCCACGTATTTCAATAATTTCGCCAAACAATTTGGCATTTCCGACCCGAACCATTTCATACATACGTGCACCGGACAAACCACGCGCAACTACTAACGGTCCGGATACTTTAACAACTTCACCCTGAATGTTTGTGCTCATATTCTATTTCCCTAATGTTCCTTATTTTTATTCATCATATAATTTATTTCACATATATTTTTATTATTTATTTTCATCAGGATTGTTCCTCTTTACCGAGCATATCTACTCCAATGGAATACTCTATCTGACGCTTCAACTCTTTAAAGCCCAGATGGATACTTCCTTTATGTGTAGGTATTGTCGTAATAACAGCATTGCTAATTAAACGATAATCCTGAATAAGTTCTTTCGATTCCTGAGCAAGTTCTTCTGTAATCAAGATAATTTCTGCCCCACCATCTTGTTGTATTTGCTGAAATGCCCTCTGCAGGTCGTTCGGCGTCAAGGCATGAAATACTTCAAAACCTGCGGATTTAAATCCTTGAATTAAACTTTTTTCACCTATAACATACGCTTTATACATACGTTTGCCTTATCCTATCTTTCAACATTGCTGAGGGCAAGCCATTCAGCTTCCCACTAATAAGCAGTTTTAAGTTAAATGCCTCAACATGCATTCCCCAACAAAAAGCTCCAACTCGCTCAGGACCCATTGTTTGTAATTTTGCATGTTTAACATAGTTCGTAAGTAAATCTGAGGTCATTTGTTCAAACTTCGGAATTTGTTCATCCTCACTTAAGTCTAAACATTCACGCCATATATCTCCTACAATTCCTGGGATAACTCCACCCCAAGACCGAAGTTCATTTATACTACACAACTCACCGACAAGATGATTAAATGGCTCAATAGGCAGAAGATATTGTTGAAACATTTTCAAGTTATGCCCTGCCTTCAATGCACGCCACAATACAACTATTAATTTCGACAAAATTCTAAGTTCAGACCAATCTTTTAATAGTGGACAATCTAATTGTGAAATAAGATCTAAATAATGCCTCAAATAACTACCATCTAAAACAATGTCTGTAATCAGCGGATTTTCAGATTGAACCCCTGCAGGATTACATATCGCCGTTATTGCTGGACGGATAACCTCTGGGAATAACGATGGATTAGCGGAAGCAATTTCTGCAAGTCGTGATTCGGTAAAAATATTTTTAGGGAAAAGAGGATTTTTGCCGTTTATTGCTCGTTTTAGGTTTACATAATCTTCACTTAATAAAAATACATCCGTAATCTCTGGTGAAGGACATGCTTTCTTTAATTCATATATCTGAGCATGAACATAATTATCAATTATCGTGCTCCAGTCCTCCCACGTCTCTGCCCCAGGAACCATAAACTCACGTAATGTTGTCTCTTGAAGACGATGTAATACGTCCTCTGGCTTCTCGATACTTCCAAGATTCATAAAAAAGTCATAGGACATTAACCGCCCTTCTAATACGCTGATTTGTCCACATACAAATCCCCAACGATGTTGTCCTTTCGAAAGGGCTTTCAAACACCTACTCCTTCTTGTTTCCTAAATTAAGTGTTCTCACTAAATAACTTCTGTGCAATGACTGGGACTAATTCCCGTTGTAAATCTGCCAAAAGAGTATCTATCGTCTGGTCAATCTGGAAGCCTTTACCGATAAACAAAAAACCTCCACGTGCAGGGAGATAATTTTGTTCATCAATTGTAATGGCACCTGCTCCCTTTTGAGCATTCCAGTTAGTAACCAAGGTTTTAAATATATTCAAATCGTCTTTATGGACTCGAAGAATGCCGTTAGACTCATTGGCAATGGCACGTTCCATTAACTTCTGCATTAATTGCTGATATTCATTTCCAGGGATACGAAGTATTTCCTGCTTCGCTTTTTGAAACACTTGATTTATTATCTGATTCTTTTCTTTTAGAATCTCTTTATTGATTTGTCCCTGAACCTGAACTAATTTACGTGCCATCTCTTCATCAATATTGCGAATAGCAGTTTGATACTGCCGTTCCGCTTTTTCCTCGGCATTTCTCTGAGCAGATTTCTTTTTTTCGTCGGCTTCTTTTTGTGCGGCTTTTATAATCAATTCCGCTTCATGCTGAACTGATTCTAATACCGCTTTATTAATTTCTTCTAATGCCATTGTTTTTTCCTTACAATGGATACAGTAAGATGTTATTCTTATTGTCCACGAATATATGCAGTTACATTATTATCAGCAGTTAACCAGTTAATAGCAAGGATAGCCACTAACAATGCTACCACAGCATACGTTTCTACCATAGCAGGCAATATAACAGAGCGACCAAATGCCTCGGGTCTTCGTGCAACTAATGAAATACTTGCCGCTGACGCTTCACCCTGCCATTGGGCGGAGAAATACAATGCAAGTCCAACTCCTAATCCCAAAACGAACAGGGCTAACCCTGTCCCAGGTGTGATTATCATCTGTCCGGAGATTAAACCTGAACGGACAAAGATAAGTATGGCAGTAATAAATCCATAGAACCCTTGCGTTCCAGGCAATGCCAGTAGCACCAATAGTCTTCCAAAAAGGTCCGGTTTTTCGCTTAACACGCCACCTACCGCTTGAGAAGCGATACCAATTCCTTTTCCGGACCCGGAGCATCCTAAACCTACGGCTAAACCTGCTCCTGCGATTGCTAATCCACGACCAATTTCGATTGCAAGTGCGTTATCCATACACTTATCTCCATGTTTTAACGGTTATCAGTTGATTTATTCCATTTACATTTATTTTCATTTTATTTTTTCTCATCAGAACTTACTAAAATTGCATTTTCAGAGTTAAAACCTAACGGTTCGAACGCCTTTCCACCACCTTCGTAGAAGCGACCAAAGAATTCAACTAAAATAAGACGCATTGAGTGCACAAAAGCACCCATTACGCTAATCAGGAAATTAAACATGTGTCCAATAACCAAAGCAAAAATAAATATGAAAAACCCTACATAAGGGATGGGGCGTACAAGATTCGCAATCATGTTGAAAGACATAGCCACTATAGAGGTAGTTAATCCTAATGCCAATAAACGGCAATACGACATCGTGTCACCAATAAATGCGGTGATACCATAACTACCTACAATACCGTAAAGACTAATTAACCCTGTAATAAATCGGGCAATTGGGTTTGTCTGGTCGCGTCCCTGAGTTAAGACTAACCCTAATGCTCCTAACCCAAATAATGCGATACCAAGCCAATTCAACCACACTGGTGGAGTAATAAACATACCACTAACGATGATAATAAAGCCAGGCAAAGCGATAAGCCATAATAATCCGTCCATAATTGCTCCTGCTTTATCACCTCGCTTTGCCATACCATACATTTTCAAACCGATGCCAAAAAATTGATTTACAATCCCAATAAACAAAGCAAAAAGCAATAATACTACTGGCTGGTCCATTGGATTTAGTATTGTCGTTTTTTCAATTACCCTCTGGAAAATATTATTTTCACCTAAATATTCAGGTTTATATAAATCACCAAAAAAAGAACCTAATAGAAAACCGAATAAAATTGTCGGTAAGGAGGCAAAAAATAGTAATTTTGAAAAATTATATATACCTTCATAAGGTTTGGTTCGTCTCATAAGGTAAAGACTTGCTAATAACAAAATCAGCCCATAAGCCACATCGCCGAAGCATATCCCAAAAAATAAGTAAAACCCCCACATCAAATAAGGTGATGGGTCAAAGAAATCATAAGGAGGTAAACCATACATATTAATTAACATCTGGACAGGACGTACTAATGGGGGTAATGTAATACTTATTGGAACATCTTCCCCTGGTGCAGGGTCATCTACTAATATCGAAACTTCCGGCATCTCAGACTTCAATGTCTGACTTAATTTTTCCAAGTCCCTTTCACGAACATAACCTGTTAATATCTGGATATACTTTCCCTCAACTGCTAATGTTTTGGACATAACCATCCGTTTTTTATTGTCCCAATAAGCCTTCAATACCTCGACTGTCCGACGGTGAACAGACAGTTTATGTGCTTTATTTGCAATTTCTTGGGCTTGCACACGTAACCCTGCCAGATCTGCCTTAAGTTCTCGGATATGGTCACGAACAGTTCCAAAAATTTCTGGTAATACAATCTCTTCGAAGCCATTTTCCCTTAAAACTTTTTGAACTTCTTCAATATCCATAGGTAAACATGCTACAAGTACCCAAACCTCATCCTTGGCTGTGTATTTTGGAATATCATTAACTTCCCCTGTTTGCCGATAACACGTTCCATGATGTACCAATTCTATTGCCGTTTTTTTGTTTAACGAACCCTTATTAATCAATTCCAAATAAGAAGCATAAGAAATCTTGCCAAATAAAAGTTTTACCCTTTTTGTGCTCTTAAAATCGCGAATGGTAAACGGTAAATCTTCAAACGGTTCTAATTCCACAATTTGATTTTCAATTGTGGATATAGCCCTCTCCACCTTCCGATATTCTACATCAAGGTCTTGTGCTACACGAAAAACTTCTTCTAAATTAAACTTATGAAGAGCATTATCCAATTCCTCTTTGGTAATTAATAACGGAACAGGTGCCAAACCCTGAATAAATCCTTTTACTACAGGAGCAAAAATATCCAACAAAGATAAAATCGTTTGTATTTTCTGTAAATTTGTATCAATTTCTTCTGTTACAATATCAGGCCGTTTTAAGCACTCTTTCAATTCAGGATAATTAGTTAGAACATCCGTTACTTCATAAATGCCCAAACTGTGCAACGTTTTAAGCAACCGCTGTGATGCCTTCTTTG includes these proteins:
- a CDS encoding M23 family metallopeptidase — protein: MGLKLPLKTVIVMSVLVFGFYGCQHLKECEKDTSSVSLNKPEEECVPSSLLYRVFMNEEEEHVEGSSEIENTVENNSTPPEGIDFTKEIPHIWPIKDGSGHISSWFGSVRSRGGSGSRVHKGIDIIVPTGTPVVATADGVVRLACTMHGYGLLIVVEHADGINSAYAHLSKICVKEGDEVKEGDVIGLSGATGRVTTAHLHYEIRKEDTAINPVWFLPAVDE
- a CDS encoding PmoA family protein, which codes for MNSKIFVCLITFALCSITVATSTHSESLDKMKILVKSSDYQMVNPVISLPCKETLPDNKIVTVLHPKTGKEFPATIHNGEFTFIPDDIAPNSECIYEVRVKDKTPDYVYHVQITPGEKPDTIKVEIDKKLFTVYHYGKEWKKPFLWPLLSENQVTITRDYPMNPEGTPKFAQDHPHHKSFWTAYGNINDVNLWTEEEGTGIQRVENVSYRSGDAYGWIISNNKWCDKDGNYVITENREYRFYTTPEKGRLFDAFVSFTAEEKDAVFKDTKEGGIVSARMHPDISTKGIITIASGETGEDKVWGKPTPWCDYSAELKDIGWRGLAIFDNPSNLRYPTSWHVRKYGLFAANCFGYSNFRDKDYNKPLLPENGDYTIKKGDTLSFRYRMYVHSGNVTDSMVKEHARNFQETIKAEWTK
- a CDS encoding sugar phosphate isomerase/epimerase, which gives rise to MKTIRRDFIKTCALGLGALAVHQKGHTDTSSQKEIKEEKRFQGGISPWPVVLNTSTIRPATLKDKIRIAHETKWDGIEPWISELEEYEKQGGNLKDLGKEIEDLGLIVPNVIGLWDSMPDGEDNFKASLEVTRNRMRMASAVGSKHVASIPAPDRENIDLKWCARCYKELLKIGEEEFGIRVAVEFVGFFKGVYRFGQACAIAIDADDPRACIIADTFHLFRGGSGFSGLELVQGNLIGHFHWNDVPGDVPREEQGDAHRIYPGDGILPLKDVLKTLKKIGYTGCLSLEIFNREYWKQDLKIVAETGLKKMQDCIQGSGV
- a CDS encoding V-type ATP synthase subunit D, with product MRLAVNPTRMELLRLRKRLVVAQRGHKLLKDKLDGLMKDFGRITAEYKKARLEVDDELPQVLKLFVLAEATSSRLIVEDALESTRQEMKIEIKTQRLMSVQIPKLEITFGKSEGGYSLIHTSSELDKAITQMKEFLPKLLKMAELEETVRRLCQEIEKTRRRVNALEHTLIPRMKETIKFIKNKLDEMERSTTSQLMRIKAQRLAQEANK
- the hflX gene encoding GTPase HflX, with translation MPNVERRALNRLSEVRLVHTHLKTNSGLDDEDLSYLAIYRLDGVAVLEVDENALPRKIHFAHLLPANDENKPWRIYPPTTVYELKDDFLELIRSLEEELERNRIFVKANLKGDNAILIHVSTQPLSVIEDSVQELTELAKSAGIKVLDKVIQRRPPDPKYVMGQGKLKYILIRAVQLGADMLVFDQNLTPSHVKALSDFTDLKILDRTQVILDIFAQHAVTREGKIQVELAQLKYLFPFLGIKQTALSRLTGGIGGRGPGETKLEIDRRRARDRIAHLEQEVKELGRRRELRRQVRTVRQVPTVAIVGYTNAGKSTLLNNLTNSSVIAEDFLFATLNPVSRRLRFPREREVIIIDTVGFIRNLPKDLMSAFRTTFEEINDADLLLHVLDVSSEDVEEKHDTVVKLLRDLELDTKPRINVLNKIDKANSEIVQGLIQQYDGVPVCALNPSTFSPLLERMEMLIWDRNVLFGTQR